One Marinibacterium anthonyi genomic region harbors:
- the quiP_1 gene encoding Acyl-homoserine lactone acylase QuiP precursor, with translation MRRLFRTLLYTFGTLATLALAVSAFIYVLLTASVPDYDEDFTVAGIEQTVDVLRDSSAVPHIIGSSAADIYFAIGFAHAQDRLSQLLSARQKANAGRLANLTIPLPNSVEDDLAAYSAGVNAWLDIVSKGWRGRGAPELLISGQTEITPWRPADSLNIAKYFLASLRLTPHELANSGLVEDTPSENPPFLQDMITYNPRVSLDAWAVESAQSVTGVPILAADSIGPLSLPSEWYLADLQLPTGAVMGSTLPGIPFVFVGRNDRIAWAFRSSDFPHDEELEPLQVASAGSFITILEKLSRSTDAGDAVEEASDILPAGLEILVIDRNTSASSPQDDRSRKPSLRTLRLSTLQDRQTVFSMEGVKAVQRDTVSEASRVLLPLMARELWFQNSVLSSEDRNLVQLRSQVLDLLAAWNGNMDRYSPEPLAFWAWSLALQRRILKDEFPIQEQLWKLPNPEFLISALSARGESADWCDIRTSSRVETCQDQIEAALDDAVDWLNQRHGSDPSSWMWGSEHYVEMNSSTISSEGLLKEFLSLRKEISGDPYTQFSTSFDPTNDRSFVSSTGSNFQAIMSMSEDMASYFLLPAGQSGHPMSPFFDNFFQIWSQNEYLTMTSDLAAARSGSVGLSRLSPDR, from the coding sequence TTGCGACGTCTTTTCAGAACTTTGCTGTATACTTTCGGGACTCTCGCCACTTTGGCTCTGGCTGTATCGGCGTTCATTTACGTATTGCTGACCGCATCTGTTCCGGACTACGACGAAGACTTCACAGTCGCTGGCATAGAACAGACAGTCGATGTTCTGAGAGACTCCTCTGCAGTCCCACATATTATAGGAAGTTCGGCTGCCGACATATACTTCGCGATTGGGTTTGCCCACGCGCAGGACAGGCTGAGCCAATTATTAAGCGCACGACAGAAAGCGAACGCAGGACGACTTGCGAACCTGACGATCCCCCTCCCAAATTCTGTCGAAGACGACCTTGCAGCCTATTCAGCCGGCGTCAACGCATGGCTGGACATTGTCTCTAAGGGTTGGCGAGGTCGTGGCGCCCCGGAATTATTGATCTCCGGCCAAACTGAAATTACGCCTTGGAGGCCCGCGGATAGCCTCAATATCGCGAAGTATTTCCTGGCCAGCCTCCGTCTGACGCCCCATGAGTTAGCCAATTCTGGCCTCGTTGAAGACACGCCCTCAGAAAATCCACCATTTCTCCAAGATATGATCACGTATAACCCTAGAGTGAGCCTTGATGCGTGGGCGGTGGAAAGTGCCCAAAGCGTGACTGGAGTTCCTATTCTTGCCGCGGATAGTATTGGTCCTCTATCCTTACCTTCAGAATGGTACTTGGCTGATCTTCAGTTACCGACAGGGGCCGTCATGGGGAGTACCCTGCCGGGAATACCGTTCGTATTTGTGGGGCGCAATGACCGTATCGCATGGGCATTCCGTTCAAGTGACTTTCCTCATGACGAAGAACTGGAACCACTTCAGGTTGCGAGCGCGGGCAGCTTCATAACCATATTAGAAAAACTTTCCCGATCAACCGACGCAGGCGACGCGGTTGAAGAGGCATCGGACATTTTGCCTGCAGGATTGGAAATATTGGTTATTGATCGGAACACCTCAGCTTCAAGTCCACAAGACGATCGCTCTCGAAAACCATCGCTTCGAACCTTGCGCCTGTCCACACTTCAGGACCGGCAGACAGTTTTCTCCATGGAGGGTGTGAAAGCAGTCCAGCGCGATACCGTGAGCGAAGCTTCGCGGGTCTTGCTCCCACTGATGGCCCGCGAGCTCTGGTTTCAAAACTCCGTTCTTTCCAGCGAAGATCGGAACCTCGTCCAACTTCGGAGCCAGGTTCTTGATCTTCTCGCTGCATGGAACGGAAATATGGATCGCTATTCGCCTGAGCCTCTGGCTTTCTGGGCTTGGTCACTCGCTCTGCAACGACGCATCCTCAAAGACGAGTTCCCCATACAAGAGCAGCTGTGGAAACTTCCAAATCCTGAATTCCTTATCTCGGCTCTTAGCGCACGAGGCGAGAGTGCCGACTGGTGCGATATCCGGACATCATCACGGGTCGAAACCTGCCAAGATCAGATTGAAGCAGCACTGGACGATGCGGTTGACTGGTTAAACCAGCGCCATGGCTCCGACCCCTCCAGCTGGATGTGGGGAAGTGAGCATTACGTGGAAATGAACTCGTCGACGATATCATCAGAAGGTCTGCTGAAGGAATTCCTGTCTCTTCGGAAAGAAATCTCCGGGGATCCATATACGCAGTTCTCCACATCCTTCGATCCTACGAATGATCGCTCATTTGTCAGCAGTACTGGCAGCAACTTTCAGGCGATCATGAGTATGTCGGAAGACATGGCCTCCTACTTCCTGCTGCCTGCCGGACAGTCGGGGCATCCAATGTCACCATTCTTCGACAACTTTTTTCAAATCTGGAGCCAGAATGAGTATCTGACGATGACCTCAGACCTGGCGGCGGCGAGAAGTGGCTCCGTTGGATTGTCGCGTCTATCGCCCGACCGGTAA
- the nemA_2 gene encoding N-ethylmaleimide reductase, whose translation MGPMQLANRVVMAPLTRARANAGATPGPLAPTYYRQRSGAGLIVAEATVISEQGVGFSDVPGLYAPHQVSAWQEVTRAVHDKGGLMFVQLWHVGRMSHPDHQNGALPVAPSAVDFDAQVFTAEGMKDAVRPRALELDEIPGIVGQYGSAAASAREAGFDGVEIHGTAGMLPMQFLHSGSNLRDDIYGGSVENRARFVLEVIDACIAAAGPGRVGIRVGPHCTYGNALEDNSREVYTYLFGELNKRPMAYVHLVEGLPGRYPEAPAQGEQSYLDLLRSLYDGTIIVAGGYDPESAERVLTDGVADAVAFGSLFIGNPDLPDRIRNGYPLVPADPAVFYGGGARGYTDYPAYIDRSPGE comes from the coding sequence ATGGGGCCGATGCAACTGGCCAATCGCGTTGTCATGGCGCCGCTGACCCGTGCCCGGGCTAATGCGGGTGCAACCCCGGGTCCGCTGGCCCCGACCTATTACCGACAGCGCAGCGGCGCGGGGCTGATTGTCGCCGAGGCAACGGTTATCAGCGAGCAAGGTGTCGGCTTTTCCGATGTGCCCGGTCTTTACGCACCGCATCAGGTCTCGGCCTGGCAGGAGGTGACCCGTGCCGTGCATGACAAGGGCGGTCTGATGTTTGTGCAACTTTGGCATGTTGGGCGGATGTCGCATCCCGATCACCAGAATGGCGCTTTGCCGGTCGCACCTTCGGCTGTCGATTTTGACGCGCAGGTCTTTACCGCTGAGGGTATGAAAGACGCGGTTCGGCCCCGAGCACTGGAACTGGACGAGATTCCCGGCATCGTCGGGCAATATGGGTCTGCGGCTGCCAGTGCGCGGGAGGCGGGGTTCGACGGTGTGGAGATACATGGGACGGCGGGCATGCTGCCGATGCAGTTTCTGCATTCCGGGTCGAATCTTCGTGACGATATCTATGGCGGATCGGTGGAAAACCGGGCGCGCTTTGTGCTCGAGGTCATCGATGCCTGCATCGCTGCGGCCGGGCCAGGGCGGGTCGGAATTCGGGTGGGGCCGCATTGCACCTATGGCAACGCCCTCGAGGATAACTCCCGCGAGGTCTATACTTACCTGTTCGGTGAGCTGAACAAGCGGCCCATGGCCTATGTCCATCTGGTCGAGGGCCTGCCCGGACGTTACCCCGAGGCCCCGGCACAGGGCGAGCAGAGCTATCTCGACCTTTTGCGCAGCCTGTATGATGGCACAATCATTGTGGCCGGTGGCTATGACCCGGAGTCGGCGGAACGGGTTCTGACCGATGGGGTGGCCGATGCGGTCGCCTTTGGATCGCTGTTTATCGGCAACCCCGATTTGCCGGATCGAATCAGAAACGGGTATCCGCTGGTTCCCGCCGATCCCGCCGTCTTTTATGGCGGAGGTGCAAGGGGATATACCGATTACCCTGCCTATATAGACCGCTCTCCGGGCGAATAA